GCTTCATCAGAAATAAAGAGCGATGCAGAGACAGAGAGAGGGGGAGGGGGAGCGTTAACCGTTGCCGTGCATATTTCTTTTGGTGTCTAACACTCACTGGGATCGTTTTTCACAGGTCCATAGTTCTTTTGCGGAAGATCAGTCAAATCGATGGTGTTGCCCACGTATTCGGAGGTACGCAAGTTGGCCGACTTGGCTGTCCGATGACAGCAGCCACGCAACAAGCCATTGCATGTGCCCTGCAATAGACCGCCAGTCATCCAGCAGCCTATGAAAAACTCACAGGATCCACCGCGATGCTGACACTCCAATTCGCTTGTGATGTCAGCTGAATGTGAAAAAGacatggagagagagagagagagacaaagaAAGTGTGAGAGAGGGGGATAGGAGAGAGAGGAAGCGTTTACCAGTGTTGCAGAGCGGTGCTAATGGACCTTTCAACTTACACCAGAAGCAATTCAAAAGTAATCAAAGGACGATGATCAATGCTCCACCACATTCTCATTAAAAAGTTACCTTTTTCAATTGgtggttggtggtggtggtggcggctggggttaattttttctattttggctCAAGCTTATTTTGGGGGGGCGTTTAATTTGCACTACTCACTACCGAACacttacccttttccttgaatGTACTGGCCGATTGGGCTCCGTTCAGGCCATTGCTCTCGGAGGTGCTGTCCAGATCCTGCAAAGTAAATTCATTGCGCACATCCTGCACCGAAGCCAGCTCATTGAGTCCAAAATTTTGATCGCGGAACACGACGTTGTCGTTGAAATAGACCCCGGTGCCGGTGCCGCTGGGTCCAGTCGAAGCGCCATTGTCATTTGTGGGAAAGACCACTCGAGGACTGCGCGAAGACTTGAAGGGATAGTAACGACTCTTGCGAGAACTTGAGGGATCCACCGCAGACCCAATGAAATCGTTGAAGGTTTTCTGTGCTGTAAAGGGTCGAACTACGGAGCCCGTTCTGAACTCGGTGTCGCCAAAGAAAATTCCCCTTTGAGGTCTTTGCGGCAGAGCTGTAATGGGGCCATTGATATCTCCGAATTTTGTCACTTCATCGCGATATTGTTTACCGGCTGCCACCGCTGCATTTAAAGTGTGCGGTATGGCACTCGATCCGAGGCCGGAGAAGTCGTACGAGTAGGAGGTGGGCGAAGCATCCGGTTCGAATACCAATTGCCGAGTTAAGCGTTTATCTTGAATGCCTGGGGACTCCTCAAAACCTGAAGGCTCCACGAAAACAGGATTGTCTTCCCGATAGCCCTGCGGCTGGAAGGGGCTAGAGGGACTCAGACTGTAACTGGGAAACTGAAAACCCACACGACGACTACTCGACTCTTCTCCCCGGTCATAGCGATCTGTAGAGGTGGATGTGGCTGGGCTTACGGGGAAGCTATCACTGCGTTCGGTTTTGTCCACCAATGAATGTGGATCCTCTGCAATTTCCGGCACCACTGGTAAAATATTGCTCGCTGGTGGTCCTAAATCGTTGAGCGAGGCATTTCCTTTCGGCTTGAGCTGTAAAAGATAGTTCTGGGAGGGATCTTGCTGCAATGGAATATAGAGATAATTGCGTTTACGACCTTGTCCGGTGAAATTTGTAGCCGTTGTGGCGGGCACAACGGTCTTGGGTATGGTTATCAAAGGACTGGCTGGTAACTCCACTGCAGGCGCGTTAATAATCTCCACTTCGGCATTGTCGGAGCGTCTATTAACAGCGGCAGTCGCTTGTGCACGAAGCTGCATGTCTGCACGGCCTTGGCGGTAAGCGCCGAAAGTCTGCACCGCCGAGCCATCTGGTCTTATCACCACATTGGCAAAGTTGGCCACGTCATTCTTGGAGAAGCTTTGGTAGGGTGCATAGAGATTGCGAGCTGTATGCTTAGGGTCGCGTGGCTGGTAGTCCAACCAAGGAGGTTGATTTGCTGCCCTCGCATAGGCTTGTGTAGAAGAGGCTTGTAacggtgttgtgggggtggccgTCAGTTGTAACGCAGGTGCCAGCGATGGTGTATGGCGAAGAGGTGCATTGCCTTCGATCACCTGAGCTGAGGCCACAGacactgctgttgctgctgctgataaGACGATAAGAGACCAGATACTGCATTGTGTCGTTGTTTTCATTTTACATTGAGCTCTCCGAAGGATGATGGTGTTGGTTAGAGGGAGTGGATGGGTGGTGGTGAGGCTTCCGTTGGAGTTTCCAAAGTCAAGCCGGTTTGGAGAGGGGAAGTTAGCGTTGCTTCCGGTTGCCTGTTAGCTTAGAGAGCCAACTCGTTCATTGAACTCCCGTTTGGATGTTATGGAATGTTGTTTCAACAACGCTGCCTGCTCTTTTCCTGTTCaacaatatttattattttattttttagcggGCGCCGCTATGATCCAGTAGCGATGGCGAtggcgatgacgatgatgatgttggTGAAGGTGATATGTACCTGCCTCGGATATCTCGTGCCTCTGCGGCAGCTGCAGCTACTGCTGACGCGGCCTCTTAGAGGAACTGCTCTCAAATTTAGGGGGGATGGATGAGCCAAACTTTGATGAAGACACTACTCTACCACTATTCACCGGTGTCTTGTGTTATTGCTCTAGTTGTTGGCGTAGTTTCCACCGTATGCTGCTGCGACTCACCGCTGCAATGGATGTGCGCGCAACCCGTCTGACAGCGGTTATTGGTCTTTTTCAACTTGGCCTAGCTGCCGTTCAAAAGCTGTTGTTCATCTACCACTTCTCTCCGCGGTGTTGGATGGCTCTGTCAGTTTTGGGCATCCAAGGCAGCAGCTATTGCGACCGAAGAGGAACGGCGGTGCAGATGATGAGGATGTTTCACGTCGAGCACCTTGCTTCACTACTGCTGTGGCTGTTATTGCTGTTATTACGTGAACATGAAAAACTTGTGTTAACAAAGTCCGCACATCGCATCACTGGATTGTTTTGGAGTTTCGTCTTCCTTTCATTGCTGTTGCAGCTAATTTTATGTGGTTGTAGCTGTTGTTAACGTTGCAGGCGAGTGATATCGATAATTGACTTCCTTACTGCGCCTCTAATAGCCTTGAATAGCCCCACTAAAAAGAGACAGAAAGAGGTTTTGGTTAATTACAACATGTGTTTATTACCGGTGAAGCTTATGAGGAAGCTTTTTGCTAATCTAAGAGAGGAGTGAAAATGTAACATGAACTTGATCTCACCCGAACAGAGATTTATCATAGTTTTAGTTAGTTTTCTTTGTCACACATAGAGGTTTCCTGAACTTGGACCAACATGGGTGACATTGAGATATGAATGAACCTGAATTtctccaacattttttttagttgAGAGCCCACATGAGCTCTAGGATTTTCCCACCTTCAGATACGGTCGGAGAATGCATTTTCTTTGGTGTTGGAATGCATTTTATTACATTGCCAAATGATAACATAACTTACGCTGggtattttttgatattttagtTATtgtcaaaataaaagaaaagatcataaaaaacaacagaaaaaaactTTCACTGCACAAACATTGAAATTGAATCTGTAGCGACAAATGGAaggccggacagacggacggcggcCAAAAATATACGCAGATAGTCAGTTGCGTGATTCGGTAAGTACACCAATGTTTGCACTCACAAAGGGTATGCATCCATCCAGCCATCCCACTCTCCTTTACAATGGCGATGTGCAAAACACAAAACACTAACGAAAATGACAAGCAAACCACTCAATTCGATGGAAAGCCCATTTCTTACATCTCACACAAATGTTTGAACAATGCAACAGTAAATGACAACAGCAACAGAAACCGCATAACATTTTCGAACAAATAATGCGAATGATTAGTGAAAACAAAAGGCCAAAAACAAAGGCAACATCAAGTCATTATGGCCCATGGTTGAAACAAATCGGCCACAAAAgccaaaataaacacaaatcgACCACGAAAATCTCTTTTAAGACTCCAAATGATGTCTTTTATGCAGCGATCTTTTAATAGGACAAATTGTATGGTGCTTTTGGTGACAATCCATCCATcggctttactcattcgaaaagGGGTCACTCCCCCATGACTTAATCTATCTATCCCTTGTAGTATAAAAGACTATAGACTGGGCTTGATAAATTGACAAGCGTTCAAAAAAAGCTTTTGACGTAACTATTACTTTTCATTTTTGACATACACAAAGAAAAGGCAAACGTAGGCAGCGAACAATTGTTACCACTTAAAAGAATAACAAAGCCATTCTAGTTTGAAGGGCctggatttattaaaaatgcttccATCGATCATGTTATGGTTGATAGAAGGCATGCATTAAATATATGGGACCCAACATACATTCAAAAAGACAAAATCGTTTGCGAGCATATCATTGCGACAACCAAATATTCCTAGAAACTTTACATAGTCCGGGAGACTTTTGCTATGATACAGGTCAGAAGCTAGATATGACAATTAATACTGACATCAGTGgattcacccaaaatttatggGTGAATTTCGCTGGCATTCGATTTCcgtaatattttgttgtatgaAAATTGTTTACAGAATTTGCATTTCATCAACATTTCTGTTGATTCCGTCCTGATCATCTTCACATTCTTAGAAAAATCTactatgcccgtctgtcgaaacggCCATTGCATACGAAAGAACAAAAATTTCCGATTAAATTGAATTGGAGGTAAGAAGTTTGACCTAGTTAAATGACACCCAAACCCAAAGCTGGGGCCCATTGTTCCTTGCAACCGATGGGaccaatttatatatatataaataatacgGTGAATGTTCTCATTTTGCTGTGGAGCCTTATTTCACAAATTTGGgattcaaatgtttttgttgtaaaaaaaaaacaacaaactagAAACGATTTTCACATACCTCTTATATATAAGAGGTATCAAGaaaaagattattttttttgacGTTTGTTTATCCccaacattttaatttaattaataaacaTATTTGTATGATTTTCACAGAACTATGTATATGAGTATTTCAATACggacaattaaatttttcaaatacaaTTGCTCTATTTTTAGAAGAAACAGCATCGTTCCTTGCTCCCGTCGGTACTCtttatttttgtataccctccaccatagtatgggggtatactaatttcgtctttatatttgtaactactcgaaatattcgtctgagaccccataaagtatatatcttcttgatcgtcgtgacattttatgtcgatttagccatgtccgtcagtccgtctgtctgccgaaatcacgctaactttcgaaagagtagagttagccgcttgaaattttgcacaaatacttcttattagtgtaggtcggttgtgattgtaaatgggccatatcggtccatgttttgatattgctgccatataaaccgatcttgggtcttgatttctttagccaattcttatccgattagaatgaaattttgcacgacgtgttttgttatgatatccaacaattgtgccaagtatggttcaaatcggtccaaaacctgatatagctgccatataaaccgatcttgggtcttgaattcttgagcctctagagtgcgcaattcttatccgattggaatgaaatttagcatgacgtattttgttatgatatccaacaactgtgccaagtatggttcaaaatggtccatgttttgatatagctgccataaaccgatcttgggtcttgatttctggagtaactagacaaatgcgatcccttcACCATGGGTATATacggttcggcccggccgaacttagcacgcttttacttgtttttgttttgcttgttcTTGGAAAGTGGTAATGAATTTGAATTTCCTCTTACTCTTTGTGTTTGATTGCGCTCACTCTCTACATTTCGTTTATATGAAGAGCCatagagcccataaaagaaggattttcttatcagattttaatgaaatttaaaacagtgagttttgatagaccccCACACCTTTTTGTTAAATGTGCCTCAGATCggcccttatttggatatagctgccatatagacctccaagggaaagaaaaaattttagacgAGAAATAATATCCAACTATATCTTATCCTAGATATGTTTGGATCTAACCATATCCATTTTTTTTACTCGGGCAACACAGTTttgagctcggtttatatggcagctatatcaggttatctactaatttagaccatactttgaacagttgttggaagtcattcaaatcgggatatcggtttatatggcggttatggattgatctagaccatactaagcacagttgttggaagttacgcTCAAaccatatgtgcaaaatttcagaacgGGATAAGAAGTACGATCTGTAGAAGCTccagaaatctaatcgggacgTCCAAagtgtcagtcaaatcggataagaattgcaccctctaaaagctcaagaaatcaagacccaagatcgacttgtatggcaactatgtcaaaacatggatcgatttgacccatttacaatccctactgacctacgctaataagaaatatttcaagcgtttagctttactccttcgaaagttagcgtgctttcgatagacagatcaagaatatatattttatggagtcttagactcatatttcaaggtgttacaaacggaatgacaaaattagtatgcccccatccaatggtggagggtgtaaaaagttACACGCGGGGTTCTCCAAAAAATTAGCGGTGTCGGATAGAAGTGCGCTATAGATTTGTTATTGTCATAGCAGTGAGAGTTGCACAGAGGATGCAGCCCTTGACTGACGAAGGACTCCTTCGGGTTAATCCGTCACATAGAACCGGCTGCAATGGTATTGCTatagatttgtcgaaatgtAAGACGTATGGGTTTTTGAAATCTGCGTCCCTTCATATTGTAGGGGACAAAATAGCCTTTGATTGAACTTACTGAAAcaccaaatttgaaatttttttaagattcgattaaaaagacgattggatcaattaatttttaattgaaaattacaaaaatttcaatcacgaccgttgttgaaaaaaaattttttttttcatataaaaaattattgaagcaattaattttttaattgaaaattattttattttcaattaaattttgaattggAAATTCTTGTTAgcgatttttttctgtgtattattggctaactaaaaaaaatactatACTGTgcaattctttgaatagaagcgGGAAATTAATTAACGAAACTAGACAATATCCTGTATAAAATCCCAAAAGAGATTTTAAGACTGTGGAATAATGGTTTAACGAATTCAATAGTGGACGATGCTCGCTCAAAGACAAATTCCGTGAAGGTCGCCCATCCAGAGATCCCGCACAACTTGATAATCCCTTAAAAAAGGCTTGTGTCGTTCTATGcaaagaaatgttgaaaaatctgATCGCAGTGCTTCGAAAGACGAATATAAGATTGTCACAGATGACGAATCATGGATCTATGTGCATGAGCCCGAAacaaaaatcggtccatgttttgatatacgaaAGTTGTTGTTCGTGGAAGTAGCACTTTAAAGCAAACTCGGCAAAAGTTATATGTTGACTGTTCCGCTAGAACAACACAGGAGGGTCAATTCTTACTGGTACACCTCAATTTGTTTGCCTGAAGTCTTCAGAGTAATTTGAAAAACGAACCAGAGAAGACGAATCAGTGCTCATCATAACAATGCAAACTCTCACAGATCAGCTCAAACCAGCGCACTTTTATTTCATTccaggtccacttttatttaaaGACTACAATGATGTATCGTTTTCCCAAGTTGCTCACCACAAAAACTGTGCAACTAGCTTAAAATTGAGTCGTTAATGCAAATCTTCTTTGAACACACCATATATTGCTTAAGTGTCATGTCATATTCAACCATCTTTGGGTTGCTTCTTCAACCAAGGAGAAGCTCGTCTCTCTGAAGCAGAAGtgggcaaatacacacacactattgcacattaccgTGTTAACACGTAAGAACATAAACGCTTATAAGCCAAAGAGCTGGGAAAAACTGTCCATCACTGCCTTTATAAAtcaaaagaagaaagaaatattttgatattgatTTTCCATTATAAAAATTCTTCgccattttatttaaataacaaaagaaaaagtgacaaatgtctgccaattttTATGGTCCTGCAACTGGCTAAGTATTGCACAAACTTTACAAATCACTTTTTCTTCAATACGATAATGCGACGAAGGGAGATCTTCAAAAACACAATTGGGTTATGCATATTTCATTATCACCTTTAAACAAAAGTTCAAATTGACTATATTTCCTGTAAATCATCCTAACGTAAATTGTGTTCACGTTGGCAGCGAACTGTTAGTGCAAATATTTACACTCCTTCGGATGTAACTCCATTCGGGGAGATGCCTTCTTCGCCTTGTTTCGTGAACACTCTTCAAGGTCAGTTGTGTTTTATGGCATTACCACTTTACTTCCGCTTTTCTCTGGCGGATCGAGGTAatgggttggttggttggttggaagttgctttgcaatttttgttgCCGCTGTGGCTGATGTTGCGCATGCGCAGATAAATGGAAAGTTAACCGCCCGCCGGTTTTGTGCAACGTCAAAGCGAGAGAAAAAGTGGAAATTCAAGTTTACGAACATCGTTTAACGCTAAAGTCATCAACAACGCTGGAGTGGGCTCCCGCCCGCATAGGAAATGTTATTTGAAGCTCATTTTGTAAGACAAAGTGGGGGTCTCAAATTGTGGAGAGTTGTGCCCATGAGTGAATGAGTGAGTGTTAGTGCGAGTATCTGTGAAGTGAGTTTGTAGTTTTTTGcggttaaatgatttttttatttttatttttttttttctctgtatTACAACATCCTCTTAAAGTGTGCTGAACTCATTATTGAAAGTGAAAACTGACAACGAGACAAAGCAACAATGACGAGGACCACTCTCCAGGCTTACGACAAATGCTGTTGAATTTGCATTCAACAAGCCGTGGTAAATGAGGTGTTTCCTAAATCATAATTTCAAAAACAATCGATGGTTATGTACGGACGGTATTTTTAAGTTGACGACATACTCGTATTTGTTAAATTGTTTTTCAACATTCTGCTCTTTAGGAGCTATACGagcaatacaataaaatggCATATGCTGTGTGCTGTCGAATCATTATCATATCTGAAGGTATTCAACAGAGAGATATGGGCGCCTGCTCACACCTCATGCGCACATTCACATTTTGTTAATCAAATACCAAAGGAGCAATTAACATTTCGAAATGGtctattattttattaaatactgctgctgctgctgcctttgTTTCTGCACGAATCGAGCGCACACATCAAAATAATCCGCCTTTCATGACGAAGGACTATTTAGCGCGATTACAGCAGCGATTAGCACCGTTCAACGCCAGCTAACAACAGGCAGCAAAGAAAGAAACAACTCTGAAACTCACAATGGGGTTGAGTATTTCTAGTGTCACCCGATGACTTGATTCGACTCAACTCAAGTCAAGTCGATTTGAAACGTTTCATGATGTGaacgatgacgatgatggtgatggtgatggggATTATTAATGAAATTGTATCCATTTCTCAAGCGATTATGTCATTAATTTGGCATGGAACCTCCTCATTTTCCAGTCACCACACCACAATTGTGCAACTATCTTGAAATGCCTGCAATGAAGACAGCATTTGGAACGGCACTTAAATGAGCAAGCAGGGAATtgtggaaatcataacacaTCACGAGGACGCAAAGAGATGCCTTGTTCACAGATAAGTTGCAATAATCCACTATTGATTTAGAGATTTTTGAAAATGATTAAACGAGTTGACAATTTCAAACCTGGAAGTAATTGAAGTATTTTTTCTTCACTTGAGTCAGCTTCAATAGGAGCAGTAAAACAAGCTATTGAGACATTCAAATACAGCCCTTTAAAGCAACCTTTCGTAATGGTTACTTACATTGTCACCCACAATCTTAAAATGTGGAAATATGATTCCTTGAGGATTACGAATAGCAGCAGCATAGTGTTATTAATACAATAACAATATCACAGATGGAAATGTGgatgttttctttttctaaatATCTATTTGTACCCTACACCCCCACTGTGGTACCTGATATattaacttagtgcatttgtttgtaacacccaaaagtaagtaagagatagatccattgataagtatacagatTGACTCAGTATCGAATTCTGCCTCgatttacccatgtccgtctgtctgtctgtcattcTATTTATCTGTCTGCCTGTATGTGTTAATTTGCATACAATGTACATATCGCAATtatttcatccgatcatcttcagaTTTGGCACAGGcaatttttcggcctagaatcGACGCATATTGAAACTGGAACAATCGTTTCAGAAAAGAAAATCAcagatattgcaataatgtagtTATTGGTTAACTAATTACCACAAAATTTCTCACATGTCATTGTCTTATAACTATTGCCATTTTCagggaattttatcaaaatcggcccACATCAaattttagcttccatatacatgcATCGCCCTAGTCGCACTTATAGAGATGTGGTCATTAATATTATGCACATATTTATTCGAAATTTAGtacggttcagaattagacataacGCCCATACACAAAGGAATGTTTAGGTGAATGTGACTATATAGTAGTTGGTACCGGCCGACTATATGATAATCGACAACATCCGACTTTTACAAttccttacttgttataccctacaccactactgtggtacacggtattataactttgtgaattagtttgtaacacctagatggaagagagagagagacccattgataagtataccgatcgactcagaatcactttctgattcgatttagctatgtccgtctgtctgtctgtccgtccgtccgtctgtccatgttaatttgtgtacaatctacaggtcgcaattttcatccgatcgtcttccaatttggtatgggcatgtttttcggcctagagacgaagcctattgaaattggaaaaaatcagctcagatttggatatagctcttatatagatatgttcgtccgatttgcagtaaaactgcaataaaatggtcatttgttaatcgattctctcgaaatttggcagaaaggattttcttatgactcccgacattacaggtgaacttcatagaaatcggtacagattttaatatagctcccatatatatgttcgtccgatttccagtaataatgcgataaagtgatcatttgctaaccgattccctagaaatttggcaggaagaatttcctTATGATTTTCGACATAacaggtaaatttcataaaaatcggttcagatctggatatagccccatatatatgttcatccgaatagtaataataaaatcaaatggtcatttgttaaccgattctcttgaaatttgttaggaaggattttctcttgactctcgacattactggtgaatttcgtggaaatcggttcagatttagatatagctctcatatatatatatatatatcgccagattttcactcctagagccactgcaagcgcatttattgaccaatcttcccaaaattttgtacaacgctttcctcgataacatccacaatgtctataaaatatgctcgaaatgggttcagatttggatgtagctcccatatatatgtttgttcgatttgcagtaataatgtgataaaatggtcatttgttaatcgattctctcgaaatatgcaggaaggattttctcttgacactCGACAttatattgtaaaaaaatttcatagaaattggttcatatttagatatatctgtcatatatgtatatcgcccgattttcacttctagagccattgcgttcacattttttgacaaatcttgccaaaattttgcacaacgcttcgacgagtaccacattttctgagaagtttgctcgaaatcggtttagaattagatacagctcccatatatatgtttgtcaaattttgggtaatttgcaataatgttgtcatttgtgaaccgtagttattatagttggaacatatttgctcgaaatgtgatacggatggttaaacaacccatctgaaaacatccggcgaggtccttcaaaattgtttcagaattagacatagctcccactttgtacctatagggtaggtgtaaggtattataaagtcggcaccgcctgacttttgcctttccttactggattTACTTTATATTTTCTTGTAGCTTCACGTATAAAAGAAAGAGTAGCAAGTCGGGTTTAGGTCTAGTTACCCACATAGACTAACAGTTATTACTATATTTTTATAACAGTGACTTTATGAATTGCATGCATTGGGGAAGTAACCCCAACAGCAGAAAGTGTTATTATTAGTGTTTTCTTAGaaaggtgtcgcgctgcggcatgctgtacggactcggctattaaaatgAGGTCAGTTGACAtcgaccttaaacttgaatcaggcaacacccattgatatgagagatgtattccgttgttccttaatggcatgttcatgggcaaatttgcatttgcaggtaCAACTTAGAAGCAATTGAGGGgaacataaaatttggcacaaatgctCTTTCTTATAAAGTTGTAACAAACcactaaaaaatttatttttacacaCCATGGGATACAACACATCCTCCTTTAACTCTAAGATGATGTTACGTTGtccttgtgtctgtccgtttattAGTTGAAATGACTGTTTaacacagattcgtattttgtaCAAAAGCAGGATAATTTCTTGAACTAGCCAAATCGcttccataaaaggcgtatttgttcgggattttgaagaaatttgtggATTTTGGGTTTTAAGCTCACAACAGcagcatttattttttaatttccctaaaatttgaaacaataggTGGCACTAGGGCTTTGAGAATCgaaccaaatttagatatagctgccatatagaccgatcggccgttATATGGTTTTGTGTATAGAAGaggcatttattagccgatttcgctgaaagttgagACAGTTTGAAACACTAGGTCCCTCTATATCCTtacctaatatggttcagataggaccatattttggaaatttctgGACAAAACCCCATGTAAGGtagatttatttattgtttttttccatattttttaaaCTGTGGATATATATTATATGAATACAGCTGCTTCATAAAGCAATATGCCCTGAAA
The genomic region above belongs to Stomoxys calcitrans chromosome 5, idStoCalc2.1, whole genome shotgun sequence and contains:
- the LOC106095942 gene encoding uncharacterized protein LOC106095942 isoform X2, with product MKTTTQCSIWSLIVLSAAATAVSVASAQVIEGNAPLRHTPSLAPALQLTATPTTPLQASSTQAYARAANQPPWLDYQPRDPKHTARNLYAPYQSFSKNDVANFANVVIRPDGSAVQTFGAYRQGRADMQLRAQATAAVNRRSDNAEVEIINAPAVELPASPLITIPKTVVPATTATNFTGQGRKRNYLYIPLQQDPSQNYLLQLKPKGNASLNDLGPPASNILPVVPEIAEDPHSLVDKTERSDSFPVSPATSTSTDRYDRGEESSSRRVGFQFPSYSLSPSSPFQPQGYREDNPVFVEPSGFEESPGIQDKRLTRQLVFEPDASPTSYSYDFSGLGSSAIPHTLNAAVAAGKQYRDEVTKFGDINGPITALPQRPQRGIFFGDTEFRTGSVVRPFTAQKTFNDFIGSAVDPSSSRKSRYYPFKSSRSPRVVFPTNDNGASTGPSGTGTGVYFNDNVVFRDQNFGLNELASVQDVRNEFTLQDLDSTSESNGLNGAQSASTFKEKADITSELECQHRGGSCEFFIGCWMTGGLLQGTCNGLLRGCCHRTAKSANLRTSEYVGNTIDLTDLPQKNYGPVKNDPSCGISLAKQTAQRRIVGGDDAGFGSFPWQAYIRIGSSRCGGSLISRRHVVTAGHCVARATPRQVHVTLGDYVINSAVEPLPAYTFGVRRIDVHPYFKFTPQADRFDVSVLTLERAVHFMPHIAPICLPEKNEDFLGKFGWAAGWGALNPGSRLRPKTLQAVDVPVIENRICERWHRQNGINVVIYPEMMCAGYRNGGKDSCQGDSGGPLMHEKNGRWHLIGVVSAGYSCASRGQPGIYHRVPYTVDWISYVVGLTGNI
- the LOC106095942 gene encoding uncharacterized protein LOC106095942 isoform X1, with translation MKTTTQCSIWSLIVLSAAATAVSVASAQVIEGNAPLRHTPSLAPALQLTATPTTPLQASSTQAYARAANQPPWLDYQPRDPKHTARNLYAPYQSFSKNDVANFANVVIRPDGSAVQTFGAYRQGRADMQLRAQATAAVNRRSDNAEVEIINAPAVELPASPLITIPKTVVPATTATNFTGQGRKRNYLYIPLQQDPSQNYLLQLKPKGNASLNDLGPPASNILPVVPEIAEDPHSLVDKTERSDSFPVSPATSTSTDRYDRGEESSSRRVGFQFPSYSLSPSSPFQPQGYREDNPVFVEPSGFEESPGIQDKRLTRQLVFEPDASPTSYSYDFSGLGSSAIPHTLNAAVAAGKQYRDEVTKFGDINGPITALPQRPQRGIFFGDTEFRTGSVVRPFTAQKTFNDFIGSAVDPSSSRKSRYYPFKSSRSPRVVFPTNDNGASTGPSGTGTGVYFNDNVVFRDQNFGLNELASVQDVRNEFTLQDLDSTSESNGLNGAQSASTFKEKGCGISLAKQTAQRRIVGGDDAGFGSFPWQAYIRIGSSRCGGSLISRRHVVTAGHCVARATPRQVHVTLGDYVINSAVEPLPAYTFGVRRIDVHPYFKFTPQADRFDVSVLTLERAVHFMPHIAPICLPEKNEDFLGKFGWAAGWGALNPGSRLRPKTLQAVDVPVIENRICERWHRQNGINVVIYPEMMCAGYRNGGKDSCQGDSGGPLMHEKNGRWHLIGVVSAGYSCASRGQPGIYHRVPYTVDWISYVVGLTGNI